The proteins below come from a single Magallana gigas chromosome 10, xbMagGiga1.1, whole genome shotgun sequence genomic window:
- the LOC105345528 gene encoding uncharacterized protein — translation MKKSTVLQCLVYLSQVLAVLSQGTDEALDLQVLCRQCKGQGSCDVSVPGQCVQYYRCQKVENNWYVEKMNCAHGTHFSEATGGCIQPKDANCPYDPCLNETAGFYKLEGFCRSYWECRLDQNLGRGISEAHCCPVNQTFSKDGKCVDDPSCDNPEECTVLAKDAIVNDVVCPEGKFGVGCRYTCSEHCIGTCDSMNGECSECAVGWMGSKCMEECRYKSVPENLYLYMEVVADVEVPRGCGLGTIFSQDKCICDKDPNYVRNNECKPDVEIAFESGNQVKNTIDWKWIGGTFRSVSETVNLKDKVYKVGRFDGTSSNLYIPFYNRNTEMRKKFTTEILFNPDNGKGNKQQILLSNCQSVNSRDAPFEISLLKDTQDIQITVEGVPSEVAGAEPPQTYSMTMKYKPDDWNKLEVVFNGEKNLLTARNLDLSGGVISDASTAVNNFLENGLDLRVGWCSNKGYFVGKMAMVRTYLCEPQLSVDVEPAAASSGNSNAASTGNLDTAAGSLEPAAVVADTPQLTELTTVVPV, via the exons TTCTCTGCAGACAGTGCAAAGGCCAAGGGTCATGTGACGTTTCCGTTCCGGGTCAATGCGTGCAATATTACAGATGTCAGAAAGTAGAAAATAATTGGTATGTGGAAAAAATGAACTGTGCCCATGGAACTCATTTCTCCGAGGCGACAGGTGGATGTATTCAACCGAAAGACGCCAACTGTCCTTATG ATCCGTGCCTCAATGAAACAGCCGGGTTCTACAAGCTGGAAGGTTTTTGCCGCTCCTACTGGGAGTGTAGGTTGGATCAGAATCTGGGCCGGGGAATCTCCGAGGCCCACTGCTGTCCCGTCAACCAGACGTTCAGTAAGGACGGCAAATGCGTGGACGACCCAAGCTGCGACAACCCCGAGGAATGTACCGTGCTGGCCAAAGACGCCATTGTCAACG ATGTGGTATGTCCGGAAGGAAAGTTCGGTGTCGGATGTAGATACACCTGTTCGGAACACTGTATCGGGACATGTGACTCCATGAACGGAGAGTGTTCCGAATGTGCTGTTGGATGGATGGGGTCCAAATGCATGGAAG AATGCAGATACAAAAGCGTGCCAGAAAACCTCTACCTTTACATGGAAGTGGTTGCAGATGTCGAGGTCCCAAGAGGTTGTGGACTCGGCACCATTTTCAGCCAGGACAAATGTATCTGTGACAAAGATCCCAACTACGTCAGGAATAACG AGTGCAAACCAGACGTAGAAATCGCCTTTGAATCCGGAAACCAGGTTAAGAACACTATTGACTGGAAATGGATCGGTGGAACTTTCCGATCCGTGTCGGAAACCGTTAACCTGAAAGACAAAGTTTACAAGGTCGGCCGATTCGACGGAACCTCCTCCAATCTGTACATTCCATTCTACAACCGAAATACGGAAATGAGAAAGAAGTTCACCACCGAAATTCTCTTCAACCCCGACAACGGCAAAGGCAACAAGCAGCAAATCTTGCTCTCAAACTGCCAGAGCGTGAACAGCCGCGACGCACCATTCGAAATCAGCCTTTTAAAGGATACTCAAGATATACAGATCACCGTAGAGGGTGTTCCGAGTGAGGTTGCCGGCGCTGAGCCACCACAAACCTATTCCATGACAATGAAATACAAG CCAGATGACTGGAATAAACTTGAGGTGGTTTTTAATGGCGAGAAGAATTTATTGACCGCTAGAAATCTAGATCTTTCTGGTGGTGTAATTAGCGACGCCAGTACAGCTGTCAATA ACTTCCTTGAAAATGGACTCGACCTTCGAGTAGGCTGGTGTAGTAACAAGGGATACTTCGTCGGCAAAATGGCAATG GTGCGAACTTACCTCTGTGAGCCCCAGCTGAGCGTGGATGTTGAGCCCGCGGCGGCATCATCCGGAAATTCAAACGCAGCATCGACCGGGAATTTAGACACAGCAGCCGGAAGCTTAGAACCAGCTGCTGTAGTGGCCGACACCCCTCAACTAACTGAACTAACTACTGTAGTTCCGGTTTAA